The window TCTCATTCTCCCCATTTATCCGTAATAATATAAAACCCCGATATAGCAGTTTCTAACTATATCGGGTCTGGATGGCTACATTGCTTCTATATTATTGAAATATTATTAAATTTAAAGTCTCTGAGCTTCCGTTTAATTATAGCTTATGAACATTTGCAGCCTGGGGGCCTTTTGCCCCTTCTACAACTTCAAACTCAACTTCAGCGCCTTCCTCCAATGTCTTAAACCCATCCATGTTTATTGCTGAAAAATGGACGAAAACATCATTTCCGTTTTCTCTTTCAATAAAACCAAAACCCTTTTCAGCACTAAACCATTTTACTTTCCCTTTTTCCATTATTAAATCCTCCTGAAACCAAACTTCTACCTGGTATATTACCAAGCATTTATCAGTTTATCATACTCATAAATATAATGTCAACTAAAATGAGCGCATTTC of the Bacillota bacterium genome contains:
- a CDS encoding cold-shock protein: MEKGKVKWFSAEKGFGFIERENGNDVFVHFSAINMDGFKTLEEGAEVEFEVVEGAKGPQAANVHKL